From one Enterobacter kobei genomic stretch:
- the aspA gene encoding aspartate ammonia-lyase — protein sequence MLNNIRIEEDLLGTREVPADAYYGVHTLRAIENFYISNSKISDIPEFVRGMVMVKKAAAMANKELQTIPKSVANVIIAACDEVLNNGKCMDQFPVDVYQGGAGTSVNMNTNEVLANIGLELMGHQKGEYQYLNPNDHVNKCQSTNDAYPTGFRIAVYASIEKLIDAINQLGEGFQNKAVEFQDVLKMGRTQLQDAVPMTLGQEFHAFSVLLNEETKNLLRTAELLLEVNLGATAIGTRLNTPDGYQQLAVQKLAEVSNLPVVPAEDLIEATSDCGAYVMVHSSLKRLAVKLSKICNDLRLLSSGPRAGLNEINLPELQAGSSIMPAKVNPVVPEVVNQVCFKVIGNDITVTMASEAGQLQLNVMEPVIGQAMFESIHILTNACYNLLEKCINGITANRAVCESYVYNSIGIVTYLNPFIGHHNGDIVGKICAETGKSVREVVLERGLLTEAELDDIFSPQNLMHPAYKAKRYTDESEQ from the coding sequence ATGTTAAACAACATTCGTATCGAAGAAGATTTGTTGGGCACAAGGGAAGTACCTGCGGATGCCTATTATGGCGTCCACACTCTGAGAGCGATTGAAAACTTCTACATTAGTAACAGCAAAATCAGTGACATCCCTGAATTTGTACGCGGTATGGTGATGGTCAAGAAAGCGGCAGCGATGGCCAACAAGGAGTTGCAGACCATCCCGAAAAGCGTAGCTAATGTGATTATCGCCGCATGTGATGAAGTCCTGAATAACGGCAAATGTATGGATCAGTTCCCGGTTGACGTTTATCAGGGCGGCGCGGGCACCTCCGTTAACATGAACACCAACGAAGTGCTGGCGAACATCGGCCTTGAGCTGATGGGCCACCAGAAAGGTGAGTACCAGTACCTCAACCCGAACGATCATGTTAACAAATGCCAGTCCACCAACGACGCCTACCCGACCGGCTTCCGCATTGCGGTATACGCCTCTATCGAAAAGCTGATCGACGCGATCAACCAGCTCGGAGAAGGCTTCCAGAATAAAGCCGTTGAGTTCCAGGACGTGCTGAAAATGGGCCGCACCCAGTTGCAGGACGCGGTGCCGATGACGCTGGGCCAGGAATTCCATGCCTTCAGCGTACTGCTGAATGAAGAAACCAAAAACCTGCTGCGCACCGCGGAACTGCTGCTGGAAGTGAACCTCGGCGCAACCGCCATCGGTACCCGCCTGAACACCCCGGACGGCTATCAGCAACTGGCGGTGCAGAAGCTGGCGGAAGTCAGTAACCTGCCTGTGGTTCCGGCAGAAGACCTGATCGAAGCGACCTCCGACTGCGGTGCCTACGTTATGGTGCACAGCTCGCTGAAACGTCTGGCTGTGAAACTGTCGAAGATTTGTAACGACCTGCGCCTGCTCTCCTCCGGGCCGCGTGCGGGCCTGAACGAAATCAACCTGCCGGAACTGCAGGCGGGCTCCTCTATTATGCCAGCCAAAGTGAACCCGGTAGTGCCGGAAGTCGTGAACCAGGTGTGCTTCAAGGTGATCGGCAACGACATCACCGTGACCATGGCCTCTGAAGCCGGTCAGTTGCAGCTGAACGTCATGGAGCCGGTCATTGGCCAGGCGATGTTTGAATCCATCCACATCCTGACCAACGCTTGCTACAACCTGCTGGAAAAATGCATTAACGGCATTACCGCTAACCGCGCGGTCTGCGAAAGCTATGTCTACAACTCTATCGGTATCGTCACTTACCTCAATCCGTTTATTGGCCACCACAACGGCGATATTGTCGGTAAGATCTGTGCGGAAACCGGTAAGAGTGTGCGCGAGGTGGTGCTGGAGCGCGGTCTGCTGACGGAGGCGGAGCTTGATGATATATTCTCGCCGCAAAACCTGATGCATCCGGCCTACAAGGCCAAACGCTACACCGATGAAAGCGAGCAGTAA
- the cutA gene encoding divalent cation tolerance protein CutA, translated as MNTPDAVVVLCTAPDEATAQDLAAKVLADKLAACVTLLPGATSLYYWEGKLEQEYEVQMLLKSDLAHQEALLACLKSHHPYQTPELLVLQVTHGDSDYLSWLNASLR; from the coding sequence ATGAACACGCCTGACGCTGTTGTTGTGCTCTGTACCGCCCCGGATGAAGCTACCGCCCAGGATCTGGCTGCCAAAGTCCTTGCGGATAAACTCGCTGCCTGTGTCACCCTGTTGCCGGGCGCGACCTCGCTCTATTACTGGGAAGGGAAACTGGAACAGGAATATGAAGTGCAGATGCTGCTGAAAAGCGATCTCGCTCATCAGGAGGCGCTGCTCGCCTGCCTGAAATCGCACCACCCTTATCAGACCCCCGAATTACTGGTTTTACAGGTTACACACGGAGATAGTGATTACCTCTCATGGCTCAACGCTTCCTTACGCTGA
- a CDS encoding protein-disulfide reductase DsbD, with product MAQRFLTLILLLCSTSVFAGLFDAPGRSTFVPADQAFAFDFQQNQHDLTLHWQVKEGYYLYRQQIKITPAGAEIAPPQLPAGEMHEDEFFGKSEVYRQRLEVPVTVNAAGKNATLTVTYQGCAEAGLCYPPETKTVPLTEVAAVQNAAPSPSSGMTENPASELPFSALWALLIGIGIAFTPCVLPMYPLISGIVLGGKQRLSTGRALLLAFIYVQGMALTYTALGLVVAAAGLQFQAALQHPYVLTGLAILFTLLALSMFGLFSLQLPSALQTRLTLWSNRQQGGSPGGVFAMGAIAGLICSPCTTAPLSAILLYIAQSGNVWLGGGTLYLYALGMGLPLMLITVFGNRLLPKSGPWMAQVKIAFGFVILVLPVFLLERILGDTWGLRLWSLLGVAFFCWAFITSLAAKAAWMRIVQIVLLGGALVCAKPLQDWAFGVSAAQSTAHLNFTSVADLDGLHQALAQAKGKPVMLDLYADWCVACKEFEKYTFSDPHVQAALKDTVLLQANVTANTAADAALLKSLHVPGLPTILFFDAHGNEQPELRVAGFMDAAAFAAHLRNRQP from the coding sequence ATGGCTCAACGCTTCCTTACGCTGATCCTGCTGCTGTGCAGCACCTCAGTCTTCGCCGGGCTGTTTGACGCGCCTGGCCGTTCCACTTTTGTGCCTGCCGATCAGGCCTTTGCCTTTGATTTCCAGCAAAACCAGCACGACCTGACGCTGCACTGGCAGGTAAAAGAGGGCTACTACCTTTATCGCCAGCAGATCAAAATCACCCCTGCCGGGGCGGAGATCGCCCCGCCGCAGTTGCCCGCAGGCGAGATGCACGAAGATGAGTTCTTCGGTAAAAGCGAGGTGTATCGCCAGCGCCTGGAGGTGCCGGTGACGGTGAATGCCGCAGGTAAAAATGCCACGCTGACCGTGACGTATCAGGGCTGCGCCGAGGCCGGGCTGTGCTATCCGCCGGAAACCAAAACGGTGCCGCTGACAGAAGTGGCTGCGGTGCAAAACGCCGCACCGTCCCCCTCCTCAGGCATGACGGAAAATCCTGCCAGCGAACTGCCCTTCTCCGCCCTCTGGGCGCTGTTGATTGGCATTGGCATCGCCTTTACCCCTTGCGTCCTGCCGATGTACCCGCTGATTTCCGGGATCGTGCTGGGGGGTAAACAGCGCCTCAGTACGGGCCGCGCCCTGCTGCTGGCGTTCATTTATGTACAGGGCATGGCGCTGACCTATACCGCGCTGGGGCTGGTCGTCGCTGCCGCCGGGCTGCAATTTCAGGCGGCGCTGCAACATCCTTATGTGCTGACGGGGCTGGCGATCCTCTTTACGCTGCTGGCGCTGTCGATGTTCGGCCTGTTCTCGTTACAGCTGCCTTCCGCGCTGCAAACCCGCTTAACGCTGTGGAGCAACCGTCAGCAAGGCGGCTCCCCCGGCGGCGTGTTTGCGATGGGTGCCATTGCCGGGCTGATTTGCTCCCCCTGCACCACCGCGCCGCTGAGTGCCATCCTGCTGTATATTGCCCAGAGTGGTAACGTCTGGCTCGGCGGCGGCACGCTGTACCTCTACGCGCTGGGGATGGGCCTGCCGCTGATGCTGATCACCGTCTTTGGCAACCGCCTGCTGCCGAAAAGCGGGCCGTGGATGGCACAGGTGAAAATCGCCTTTGGCTTTGTGATCCTCGTCCTGCCGGTATTTTTGCTGGAGCGTATCCTGGGCGATACATGGGGCCTGCGACTGTGGTCGCTGCTCGGCGTCGCCTTCTTTTGCTGGGCGTTTATCACCAGCCTCGCGGCAAAGGCCGCGTGGATGCGCATCGTGCAGATTGTCCTGCTGGGCGGCGCGCTGGTCTGCGCGAAGCCGTTGCAGGACTGGGCTTTTGGCGTAAGCGCCGCACAGAGCACCGCGCACCTTAACTTTACATCAGTGGCGGATCTCGACGGGCTGCACCAGGCGCTGGCGCAGGCGAAGGGCAAACCGGTGATGCTCGACCTCTACGCCGACTGGTGCGTCGCCTGTAAAGAGTTTGAGAAGTACACCTTCAGCGATCCGCACGTCCAGGCGGCGCTGAAAGATACCGTGCTGTTGCAGGCCAACGTGACGGCGAACACAGCGGCAGATGCAGCTTTATTAAAGTCGCTGCATGTTCCCGGTCTGCCCACTATTCTGTTCTTCGATGCCCATGGCAACGAGCAACCCGAGCTGCGGGTGGCGGGTTTTATGGATGCTGCGGCCTTCGCCGCGCATTTGCGCAATCGCCAGCCGTAA